CTCCATGGTAAGAAGTGGATGTCTGCTTTTCGACAGGGTATGGGCTTTCCATTTTGTTACAGCCCTACCTTGCAGCTCCGTTAATTTTCATGAGCTGCCCAGACCCCTGGAGGCATTTCCTTTGCGATGCCTACCCTACACAGCAACTGAGAAAGTTCAGCCACCTATAGCACCCCTGGGTCGTTAAGGGTATGGATGATGATACAAATATTTTAACAACTGTAGGACCTGGGAACCCCAGTCAGGTTCTTTGAAGCCTCCTGCGGCATCAGATGGCAACCCTTGAGTTGACAGATTGTGGGGAAGTGGGACTGGAGGGGGGGCTTGCCAGAGCCAGGGTGAGGTGGACACAAGTTCTCGGGCAGGGCTGTTTGCCAGCAGATACTTTAACCGTTGGTACTGGTATAAAGTGCATGTATAGTTGCACATGGGCTGCGGTTAAGGGGGTAGGGTGGGGAAGGGCAGTGGCAAAGTGAAGTAAGGGCTGACCCCTTGCCCATGTCATAGTGCCCACCGGGTCACAATGACACCAGGTTGCCTGAACCTCTGCCACTCATCTCTGAACCTCACTTTGCCGCAGGGAGGCACTGAACTGAGAAACTGCCTTGTAACAGGTCACGCCCCCCTGTTTATTCCCTTTCTTATATCAAGAAGGGAAAAACACGGAACTACCTCTACCCAATCTGGTCCCCATACGCCTATTACCTGTACTGCTACAAATACCGGGTCACCCTCCGGGAGAAGATGCTGCCGTGTTGTTGTAAAAGGTACTTGTTTTCATCTCTACTTGTGGTTGTTTGTTTaaattgtaaggaaaaaaaaaaaagatcaaataacTTCTCAGGTGCAAGAGATGATAAGCAAAATAGGGTGGAAGACTGGCATGGAACTTTAGAATTTTCTATCTGTCTGGCCTGAGAAAACAGACACAGGCTGGTCTACCCAAGATACTAAAGATGCAGTGTCAGAGTTTGGTTTGTGAAAGTATGAAccttcccccctcccagatcctGAAATAAACTAACTTGGGCCTCTTTTTTCTGATCAGCATCACTTATAGGGAACGGGAGGATCTGACACTCCGTCCCCGTTCCTGCCTTCAGTGCTCCTGAGTCCCTAGTAGGTCTCCAGGTGGGCAGAAGCACTGATCAGGGTGACCAAAACCAGCTTAAAGAATTGTATTCGGTAAGTGGACTGTGGGTTGGTGCTGGGAAAAGGGAGCTCCTTGcttgtacagtgaaacctgtgagagctggaactccatGGGACTGCCTTTGTTTTTCCCAGTCTCACAAGTTTTACGCCTCTGACGGGGGGCGGTCTTAccatttttccattgtctctattagtgaaaaatatttgagttgtccttttctgacaggtttctgccttacacaggttccagctttggcaggttttactgtaagaTGATACCTTGTGGAGGGGGAGATATTAGCTAGTTGGAAAATGAACCACAGAAAGTTAAGAGCTAGATGGGATCTTGGCGTTCATGTGTAAAAGCTACTTGTTATATAGACAAGAATTCTGGTCCAGAAATCTTAAGTCAAGGCCATACCAAACTAAATgccaagcccattgccttcgagtggattccgactcatacatagcaagtctataggacagaggagaacttccccatagggtttccaagactgtaatctttatggaagcagactgccacatctttctcccatggagcagctggtgggtttgaactgctaactttttggttagcagccgagtgctcaaccactgcaccaccagggctcccaaggccATACAGCTGGTGGTAAAAGCAGGACAGGAAGAGGGGAATTGGGAGCAAAGTAGAGCAGTTCAGTAAGACTTTTGGGACACAAAGTTATTTAGATGCTAAGCTGGGACTAGAACCCAGAACTCCTGTGCTTGTCCTTGTATTTTGTTACAATAATATGCCTGGTCATGACGCCGacattttaaatgagaaaaagggaGAACTTAGAGAAAACCCACATGATGAAAAAAAGTGGACAAGTGTTATCAGTGAGAATAGATGGTGCACATTTGTTTGATGAGTAAGAGGAAACACGGCTGATTTAAATGCTTGTAAGCTTCTGAGACGTTAGTGTACCCCTGGGGCTAGGTTAGCAGGCTGTAATACTGAGTCTACTCAATTCCAGATTGAGTTGGATATCAAGAACTCTGTAATAGGGAAGTCTGTTAGGTCCCAGAACTAAGGGATATTACTGAGTCTCCCCCAGGCTCCCCATCAGCCCCTTCCTCACCTCCACAGGCACACACAAATCTGCCCGAGACCAGATTCAGAGGACTAGATGAGCACAGACGGAGATCATTCCTCTCATGTTTACTCCTGACCTCCTCCAGGCTGGGAACCTGACAGTGCTAGCTACTGACCCCCTGCTCCACCAGGACCCGGTGCAGTTAGACTTCCACTTCCGCCTGACCCCCCAGACCTCTGCCCATTGGCACGGCCTCCTCTGTGACCATCGGCTCTTCCTGGATATCCCTTATCGGGCCTTGGATCAAGGCAACCGGGAAAGGTGACTGAGCCTGGATGGGAGAGtgggagagaaggggagggatttcACCCTTCTATCATATCACAATCAGGTAGTGGGTATACTGAACACTGGGGGTGATTCAGAAGCTGGACACATGCAAACCAACTGACATGCATACAAGCCTGTGAACTGAGCTGGGGCCTGGGGTTCAAGGGATATAGTCTATGGGAGGTTGCTGGACTCAAATTCACAAACACAGAAGTGGGAATCCACATATCGTTGAGAACAGAGTGTCTTCCAGCTGTTTGCCTTTATAGAGCAGTACCCCCACCCCAAATCTCTCATGGCTTGGCTGTTAGTCCAGTAGTGTACAATCCCTTGGCTTCAGAGAAAAATCTACCAAAACCAGTTTGGCAACTTCCATTTCCTTCCTTGGGTAGAAAGTAAAAATTGGCCAAAAAGATTTCTTCTGCTCCAAGTAAGTGTTTTTCTGGATTCTGCGTTGGCCAAACATTTCATTaactgttatttttctttctggccCCCAGTTTGACCGCAACACTGGAGTACGTGGAGGAGAAGACCAATGTGGACTCTGTGTTTGTGAACTTCCAAAACAATCGGAATGATAGAGGTGGGGATCTACTGTCCTTCTTTGCCCACAGTGCTGAGGCAGCTGGTGGTTCCTTGTCATTTGTGGGAGACCCTCTTCTCCGCATTCTTTAAACATATTGGGTGTTTGAGGGATGAAGGCACCTAGCATTCTGTTCATTCAAGTTACAACCAGACTATCAGGAGGCCCGTATAGGTAGTTTGAGACCAGACTGAAGGCGTGCCGGTGAAGTGACAGAATCCATTCAAGGGGTGTGGTTAGAAGGGTAGATAGGATCTCAAATGTATCAAGCATAAAGCCAAGAACTTAGAAATATATTCAACTAGATGCTTGAAGCATATATTATAGAGACCACAACCTCCTCCCTTAAGTTTATATTTTTGGATATAAAACAAAGGATGGTCAACAACCATTCATAAGtaatagtgtttaagagctgacTATGTCATcgtgtgaagcatttcataaacctctcatttaatcttcaattGTGAGGGTCTATGATCCCTGTTTTTCAAACGGGAACACTGAAGTTCCGAAGGGTTAACTTGTAGAACGTTACAAAGCCAGCCTGAGTCTAGGTCTTTTTGACTCAAGAGCATGTGATCGAAATCCCTGTACTAAACAGCTTCTCCTACAGCTGTTCCCTAGTGGAAGAGACCAATCTCTAGGGGAACAGATGTACTGAGCGCCAAAGAGTGTTCCAGTAATTTGTTCTCTCCTTCTTTTACAGGTGCCCTGCTGCGGGCCTTCAGCTACATGGGCTTTGAGGTGGTCAGACCAGAtcaccctgccctccctccctgggACAATGTCATCTTTATGGTGTACCCCCTTGAAAGGGACCTCGGCCACCCACCCAGTGAGCCTCCCTGAACATGCGTATTCCTACTGTGTGAGGGGCTGAGAGCCTTGACATGGGAACCAGGAGCCCAGGATGTGATTTAGGACACCTTCCTCCATCCTAGGAATAAAGGGTAGTGCAGTCCTCCAGTGTTCACTGTTTCTTGGGGGGCAGTGGCATTGGCTGTAATGGAACATAAGCCTTACAGAGCTGAATTGTAGGATAAGCACTAACTAATTACCTGAACCAGAGAGGGAAGGGATCCAAGGGTTTTGGGTTCCCTTTGCCTTCACCTCTGCCCCAAAGCCATTTCCCTATTTTATTCAATaatcatttactgagcacctcccAAGGGCAAGGACCAAGTGTTAAAGGATTCAAAAAGGCTACAGTCTCGTTGGGATGTTTAGGTCCATACAGTAAGAGTTCAAATTGGAAACAAGTGTGAATTCCTTCTCTCTGGATGGAAAGGAAACCAGGGAGGGTTTCATGGACCCCTCAGCTTTTTGGCTCAACGAAGGATTTCAACAGACAAAACAAGAATGAAGTAGTATAGAAGAGGATACTGCAGTGCAGGAAGAGGACAGGGTTGTACTGGAAGAATGACAAGCAGTTCATCAGTACTGGATGTAAACTGACCAGACTGAAGGGCCATATTGAATAGATTTTTACACACAGCAGGGTAACAAGCTGCAGCTAGGAATGAGACACTATTCATTTTCCAAAGCAGAAGTCCTAGGATTTATATCCGAGGGATCTCTGCGAGTAAAGGCTTCCCAAGGAACTGAAGAGGCTGGGGACTAAGTGGCCTCACAACACTATTGTAGAGCAGCTCCAATCCCAGGGCAGAGCATGCTTCAGTAAGTTCAGATCACGGCAGCCAAGGCCCAAAATGTCAAGTCAATGGAAGCTACCTGTTGATTTCTACAAAACTACATGAGCTACTCAACAGAGCTGCTCCTGCACTACAGACTTTCTGTTACTAGGTACTGAGGTTTTTCTGAGAAAATAAAACCCACTGTGACTATGAGAAAATATAGTTGCTATGTAGTACAAAggtggtagttgttgttaggtgccatccagtcggttccaactcatagcgaccctatgtataacagaacgaaacactgcctagtcctgcatcattttcacaattgttgctatgtttgaggctattcttgcagccactgtgtcagtctacctcattgagggtcttcctctctttcactgaccgtctaccaagcatggtgtcctcctccagggactggtccctcctgataacatgtaaaagtacatgagatgaggcCTCACtaccctcatttctaaggagcattctggctgtacttcttccaagacaaatttattcattcttctggcagtccatggtatatattcaatattctttgcaaacaccataattcacaggcatcatttcttctgtcttctctattcattgtccagcttttacatgtatatgaggcaactgaaaataccatggcttgggtcaggcccgccttagtcctcaaagagacatctttgctttttaacactttaaagaggtcctttgcaggagatttgcctaatgaaatgcatcatttcatttcatgactgctgcttccatgggtgttgattatggatccgcgtaaaatgaatccttgacaacctcaatttttcctccatttatcatgatgttgcttattggtccagttgtgacaatttttctttatgttgaggtgtaacccatactgaaggctgtagtctttgatcttcatcagtaagtgcttaaactGCTCTTCACTTagagtaagcaaggttgtgtcatctgtgtatcacacattgttaatgagttttcctccaatcctgatgccccattcttcttcatatactccagcttatcagattatttgctcagcatacagactgaataagtatggtgaaaggatacaatccctgatgcacgcctttcttgattttaaaccatgcagatcCCCTTGTTCTagtcaaatgactgcctcttggtttatgtacaggttttgcatgaacacaattactatccccagatttaaaaaaaaagatcctgcATAAGGCATTCTTATATGCTAACTTTAAATGTTTTCCAGTTTATGGAAGTCCTAGACAGCAATAAGACAagatagagaaataaaaggtatccatatcagaaaggaagaaataaaactatttgcagatgacatgagccTATgcatagaagaccctaaagattccacaagaaaactaatagaataatttagcaatgttgcagggtataagaccaacacacaaaaatcagctgggttcctTTACAGTAACCAAGActactccaaaaaagaaatcaagaaaacaataccatttacaatagcccccaaattaataaaatacctagaaattacCTAACCAGGTACATAGaagacttacacaatgaaaattataaaacactactataagagactaaaaaatgtaaaGACATCTGTGCTCAAGGATTAGAAGacaatatagtgaaaatgtcaattccacctaaagcaatctatagatacaatgcaatcctgatacaaaccccaaaaacattctttactgaaatggaaaaactaatgatcaacttcatatggaaaggaaagaaacctggaatagccaaagcaatgctgaagaaaaagaacaaagcaggaggcctcacactccctgataccaaaacatacCATACAGCCACtgaaatcaaaacagcctggtattggttcaatgaTAGTCACGTAGacaagtggaacagaattgagaactcagaactaAATCCAAAcacctatggacaactgatttttgacaagggttaAAGTTCACTCAGTGGGGCAGAAACAGTCTAATAAATGGTGCTCAcaaaactggatattcacctacagaaaatgaaacaggacccttgcctcacaccatacacaaaaactaactcaaagtggatcaaagacctgaatgttAAACCTaataccataaaattcttagaagacaacatagggagaaaactatggaatctaatcttttgtaaaaataggataacaaacattacaacaaatgcatgaataggcgataacaaaaacataaatgggacctcttaaagattaaaaacctatgcttatcaaaagactatcaaaagagtaaatagacaacccacggactgggaaaaaatcttctgGAAATGACTTATCTgataaagatctaatctctaaaatctatagaaaactgcaacaactcaactacaaaaagacaaacaacccaatcacaaaatgggcaaaggacatgaacagaccgTCACCAATGAGGACATCCAAGGAGCcaacaaacatataaaaaaaaatgttcacgatcaacagccattaccccattgccattgagtcaattctggctcacaatgaccctatagaacagagcagaactgccttataaggtttctaaggagtggctggtggattcaaactgcccaccttttggttagcagctgagctcttaaccactgcaccaccagggctccatccattagccattagagagatgcaaatcaagactacaatgagattGCATCTTATCCTTGcttaaaaatggcactgataaacAGGTAACCAATgttgaggatgtggggagattggaacccttatccactgctggtgggactgtacaatggtacaaccactttggaaaacggtatggtgcttcctttaaaaactagaaacagaactaccctatgactcagcaatcccactccaaggtatataccctaaaccgaacaaaaccaaacccactgttgagtcgattctgactcatagtgaccctatggaacaaaacagaattgccccatagggtttccaaggaatggctggtggatttcaactgccgaccttttggttagcagccatagtagctcgccgtagctcttaaccactgcaccaccagggctcccatggtatataccctaaaaaaaaaaataccctagagatctaaaaaTAATGATGGGAAcagacatgcacacctatgttcattgctgctttattcacaatagcaaataaatggaaataacctaagtgctcataaacagatgagtgaataagcaaattgtggtacatacatacaatggaacactatgcaaagataaagaacaatgatgagcaCAAGAAACATtctataacatggatggacctggagagCATAATACTAAGCACATaaggacaagtattatatgatCTTTCGCTTATAAGAAGACAAAAACATTATatagagagaccaatgttcactGGTGGTTTCCAgagagaggaaggggaggggaaagtATGCTTTAGGCTGTAGAGATTTGTCATTTCTGGTGACGGGAAAAGTGGCAGCAAATGTAGTTGCAGTGGGCATGGCACAATCAAAGGAAAAATGAGCGAGCACAATGGATGGGTACAGACACGAAGAGAATGTTAACAAattatgataaatgtaactaatgtcaatgaACAATCTGTGTGGAAACTGCCAAAAGGGAATCtaacctgctgtgtaaactttctttaaaagctcaattaaaaagaaagtttTCCGGTTTATCTTgcttggttctttaaaaaaaaaaaaaaaggccattgccATTTTCAACTACCCACACAAGTACacacttaaaatatttaaagtaccTTCAACATTCCCATTGGATTCTCACAATAGTGTCAGAAATGGAAAGATGCTGTAGGGAAAAGGGCCATGTAGAGAAAAGTCTCACAGTTTATCGTAGAGTGGGGATCCATGCCTAGACCCAAATTTCTGGAATTCTAACTCAGGCCTTTTCCTCCAAATAGTTTACGTGGGGTCTTATTTACACAGCCTAAACTGAAAAGTAGGTTtaatgctggtggtgcagtggttaagcatttggctgctaaccaaaaggttagcagttcgaatccaccagccactccttggaaaccttatagcgCAGTCGTTCTGTGGGAtactgtgtcctgtggggtcactatgagatgcaATCaccttgacgacaatgggtttttttaaaacCTAAACTGGTTCTGATTCTTAGTGAATGGTTCATTTTGAAGGAACTGTGGGGAAAGAACATGAATGTATACGTGAGACACTTGTTTTATAGATGAGCCCCTTTCTGAGGTGTTGACAATTTTCACCAGATTCTAGTTCTCAGGAGAGACTACTTGGAAGGCCTGCTTCCAGTTTTTGATCCAATCAGCATTTGGTTTTAGATCATTTTCTTGAGAACTTTATTCAGCAGAGAATCCCCCAAATGATTTAAACAGAGCCATAtatgttctttctttctctgtgggggtgtgtgtgtatgtatagataCTATACTACAGATACTATACTAGCAAGTTAGAATATTTCCTCAGCGTCCTCTCTTCCTTTGTACTTGTATTTTAACCAAAGTCTACAGGGAAATaacagaagcattaaaaaaagtcaCCTCTAGCAACATGTCAGCTAGCAGTTGAGGCTGGGAGGCACTTCTCCCTTCCTAGCTCCCTCAGCTTTTGCATACAATTATGCTGATGTCCGCCTTTGCCTCCCAACACACTGCAGTCATGAGGTCCCCAAACTTCCCTTAACCAGCATCACCTGATGAGGTGAGTCAGACATCTGCACAGTCATCACTTCCAATGACCAAAACTCTGGCTGTTTCCCAGCCTCAAAAAGGACACAGCCTAGCAGGAATGTGTGTTATGACTGGCAGAAGGGGTGTGCCCGCGGGGGAGCAGCCTGGAAGTAATGCAGCAGTATTCAAAGACTGGGAGGGGACCCACGGGgttgggggtggaggagggggatGTGGTTGCCTCCCCCTACCCCACACTTTCTGGTAGTACAGTGGACTGTGCATGCCAGACTGTGCATGTAACAGAGGAGGGACTGCATGGACCTCTTTATCACAGACGTCTTTCTTCACGGCCAAATCCTGCCAAAGACAAAAAGACACAAAAAGTTTGAAAGGGCTCAATCTGAGAGCAAGTTCAGCTGCAGGAGAGCAGCTGTGAAGCAGAAGGGTTAAGATGGGGCAGGGGGAAGGGGGCCCTGCTGCCACCCCTCATTACTTTCCAACTGCTATAGTTTATAGACAGGTGAGAGCTCCACTCACACAGCAAAGCGGGAGGCCAAGCCAGCTGAAGAGCAGACTTCAGAGTAAGTCGTCATCTTCAAGGTTATCATCACCAGACACAGAGGCAGCTTCTAGTGAACAGAAGAGGTGAGGGAGACATGGTCCTGCTCTCGCAGGCACAGCCAGTGAGACCCCGGGGAAAATGGGCCTCCTGGTACTCAATGACCCAGTGAAGAACCAAGCCGTGACCTCTTTAGTTTGGAGAGATGGTAACCTCCAAAGATGGTCGAGGGGAGGGAATGCGGCTTGTACCTGATAAACTGAGACAGGACAAGGTCTGTCCCATCTCTCCAGGGCTCTTCTTGGTCTCAGTGAGCATGCTGCCTAGAGAGACATCTGCTTCTGTGGCCTGAGGGAATGGAAACACAAGGGAAGAATGTTCCTGCCTTGTGGGAAAGGAGAGGCCACCCTGTCGCTTTGGCACAGGAACTGACTGGTCAAGGCAGTTGATTATGGCTGCTGAGAGGGACATACACCTCCTCTGATCAATTCGTGGAGCAATTCTGAGAGCCCTCAGGAAAGCTCTCTATAAAATGTCATGACTGGAAGCCCTCATGCCTCTCAGTGTACCAGGTTTTCCCTGAAGAAGCACCCGAAATGACTAAATGGCTCACTCACCATTTCCTGCAATGTGCTGGGGACAGCTCCATTTTCATCTATGTCTTCAGGAAGCTCAACTGCATATCCTTTGCAAACTAATTCTAACCCAATATCAAGTTTCTgacgaaaaaaagaaaatgatgttcTTTCGGCAAGGAAGAACAAATCTAAGGAAACTGGGCAGATTGAAACTTTAAGGACATTTCACGGGTGGGACAGTGAGCAAAGTAGTTGTGGTATGAGAGTTTCTGGGAAAGAAAAAGTAAACGTGGCTATAAGTATACAGTACTGAAGAGATAAAGAGTGAGTGAGGTGAACTCCAGTCTTACCTTTCCATCACTAGTATCATATAAGTAGAT
This DNA window, taken from Elephas maximus indicus isolate mEleMax1 chromosome 3, mEleMax1 primary haplotype, whole genome shotgun sequence, encodes the following:
- the OAZ3 gene encoding LOW QUALITY PROTEIN: ornithine decarboxylase antizyme 3 (The sequence of the model RefSeq protein was modified relative to this genomic sequence to represent the inferred CDS: deleted 1 base in 1 codon) — encoded protein: MVWYHEVCSSPWSRPPVYSLSYIKKGKTRNYLYPIWSPYAYYLYCYKYRVTLREKMLPCCCKSITYREREDLTLRPRSCLQCSESLVGLQVGRSTDQGDQNQLKELYSAGNLTVLATDPLLHQDPVQLDFHFRLTPQTSAHWHGLLCDHRLFLDIPYRALDQGNRESLTATLEYVEEKTNVDSVFVNFQNNRNDRGALLRAFSYMGFEVVRPDHPALPPWDNVIFMVYPLERDLGHPPSEPP